acgaggaagaagccaCATCGAAATCACGTAAGAAGAAAGGCGGTACGCGGCGAGCGTCTAAATTccaggacgaagatgacgaggacgaatTTGGCAATGGTGATGGTGCCCCCATCgccgaggacgaggaagaggatctaTTTCTGCCTATCGAGGATGTTCCCGTGTATCcgcgaggagaagaggacgagcaGACGGTGATAAAACAAGCCATGAATGAGCTGCATGTGGACACCCCGCAGGAATTGATGGGagtgatcaagaagatggtAGAGACAGCTGGATATGGAGGTGTGACCGAGGAGCAGGTGGGGATGTTGAGTAAATTGTTGGCGCTGGGTCAAGCGCAGGGTATGAGCGTATGGTAATGGTTGGAGAGAGGCAATCGAAAGAGGAAAAAGGAGAGCAGCTTTGAATCTTGTACATACACCACGATATCGACAAGCATACTCTCTAGCAATGTATTTGTATGGTGATGTTGCAATTGAGGGAGGTCAGGAAACCTCCAGGGTAAAAGGGTCGTCGATTGTCTGAATCGTCCGCCAAAAGTGGAAAGTACTCGAggtcttcctccatcctccatcatctctcttatcatctctctccttctttctccttcgaATCCTGTCATTTGTCTAGGCCAACACTGAAGGACAGTCAACCCTCTTTTTGTCCCTCTCAGCAATCATCATGTCGGCCTTAGTCAAAGCCATTGCGGCAATCGCCCCGCCTCCACCGGCACCTCTCTCGAGGGAATACGATGGCTACGAGCTACGATGGAAGATGTTTGCGGTCCGACCTGCGCTCTTCAAATTTGAGGGTATTGCTTTGGGCGTGCTTGGATTGTACTTGTTGATCTACGTCGTGGGGAGGTATATCAACGGGACTAGGGCTAAGGCTGCGTGAGTCATTGTTCAATTCCGGACTCCCTTCCAAGTGGCCATGGGGACCATCCGGTCTATCATGCCTCGCCCGAGATCAGCTAGAGATGGAAGCCGCTTACCAAGCCTCTATTCGACGTCCATCGAATGCAGTATCGCGCCATATCAATCTttcctctcatctcaaTTCACCTCCGTCCGACCGCTcttgacctcttctccagccCTTCATCTGCTCTATGCAACCGGTCGACgatctctcgtctctctgcacaccaccatcctcctcttgccCATCCACGACCTGCCCTCGCTGATCACCCACTTTGCGAAATCCATCATTGAACCCACGTACGATGGATCGGAAGGGCTGGTCTTTGATTTGACGCTCGGTCGAGGGAGTGATGGACTTCAAGGCGAAGGCGTCGGAGTCTGGGGCATTATCGATAAGAGTGCTTTGAGAGagaccaaggagaagaggtgggatctggtgagttgtgaCCCTTACATCTATCATTTCATGTtgtcgagaaggtgacTGATCAGACGTCCGCCCCGCATAGACCTTCCCTCGACTCACTGAGCTTGCCGTCCTGCCCATCACTCACGCACTCTTCACCGAACATTCCGACTCGACCGAGGCTTTGCTCAAAACTCCCAACATCGGAATCGCCGAACTCATCTCTGACCCGATCGCTGCCAGCGTCCTCAAGTTCCTCCTCGTAAGTGGATCGACTGCGTCCCCACGTAGTCATCTCTTGAAGCGACGGGTCTAACACCTCGCTTGAAATCTCTTACAGATCAGCGACGTTCCCGCCGAAAGACCTACTAAAGGCTCTCTCCCTGCCAAGTCCAAGGCTCGCCATGTCATCCTGAGCGTTTATAAACCCAAGAACGCCCAGCAGATCGAGGCCGTCAAAGCTTGGCTTCAGGTCGAACTCAACATTGCTGATCTGCTCTCCAAGCCAAACGTCATCAAGCCAGAGGTGCGATCAAATCCGTCATACATGACCCATGAGCATGGGATTCGTCGCTGACTACATTGTCGCTTTTGATCTTTATCAGGTCGCTCGCAAACTCCTCAAGACTCGTCAGACcgtcgacgaagagctcAACAAGTCTTACAAGAAGGTactggacgaggacaaggagcCCGAAGAGACTCCAGAGGAGAAACGAGCGGCTAAGAAGAGGGCTGAACGGGCTGGTAtgtcggagaaggagttgaagaaggctgaAGAGCTGGAtaagaagagggagatgaggaagctgcagaagaagcagcagaCGAGGTAATCGCGCGAAATCGCTTGAGTCGAGCTAGTGCGAGAaatgaaggagatggggGTGCGGTATAGTGGTGATGCGGACGAGAGAGACTGAATAAGGGGGAGGCGCCGCGGCGTACTGTCGTTGCTGGGAATATGTCGAAGTAAACAACCTATTGGGCTGTGCCTTCGTATGGCCAAGCTGTGCAACGctgagggggaggaggacgcAGAATGTCGACAGGGAGAGTGGTTGTCTAATCATCACAAAATCGTAATGGATGCAAAAttgttctctctcttcctgtctCTTTCTGTCAACGCCCAAACAATGTCCTTTCGCTGTACTCGGTACGCGAAGCCCAACGATCACTTTCATTGGCGAACACCGACGATTCCTTCCGATTCATCAGATGAGAGCAGATTGACCTCCACACGACCATTCACAAGTTCGATACTACGCCCTGTGCCCATTGTTGCCTTTCGAGATATGCAttgtctttctctctccctaCCCCTACTATACGCCCACGACAAGATCCATCCGTTTACATGAGAGCAAACTCTCCGAACTTCTCCCTGTAGCCCGGCACGGACCACTTGCCCTTCTTGACCATGGTCTCGACGGCCTTTGTGATCTCGGGTCGGGCCTTGGcaacctcgtcgacctGTAGAAGGGTGGTCAGTGAATTGTACGTTTGTCAGCGACGGCGACGGCGGGGGTTCGAAAGGCAAGAGCACGAAAAGGCATGGTTTGCGTTTCGGGAGCTTGGCCAAGGTCGGGTACAACGGGCGAAACAACTCACGGTCAAGTCCTCGAAAGGTCGGGCATCCTGGATGTTGGAAAGAGTGGCTTGGAGAGAAGTCTCCTCAGCGGAGATCTTGGAAACGGTCTCCTTGGCAGCGGCGACCTGGGAACCGGTGAGTCAGCATGTGTTGCGATGTCGACGATCCTCCTCATTGCGTGTTGTGCTCGTTCATCTGCGATCCGCCCTGTCCACTCCGCCGACAACTCGCAAAGCACTTCATcgcttcatcgtctcgtATCCCCTAATCTCGTCCACTCTTCACTTCTCGCTCAACCCATCCCTATGTCTGACATCTCGTCCTATAGATTCCTCCTTCTACAGTCCGCAAAATCCTTCCTCTACCGAGAGACAGACTTGGAACCCCACTCACAGCTTTACCCTCGAAAGCCTCTACGACGCCGTTCCACTTTGACACATCGTAATCGACCGCCTTGAACTCCTTCAAGGTCTTCTCCGCGAGACTGACGGCCTGTTGGTCCTTCAACACCGACTTGTAGTGCGAGAGGTCGATCTGCGGGACAGTCGCCTTCAACGCCGAGTTCTTGTTGATGGCGGAGGTGTGTCGTGCTCGGAAGGATTGAAGGGATTGGATAGTGGTCTTGTCGAGTCCGAGACCGTTGTAGATCTTGGTCCAATCCTAAGTGATCAGAACATACAAACGAGTCAGCGACGGTATGACCACCAATAGTCGAGCTGAGAGTTTCGTGTGATATGCATGTCGTGGTGTCCTGGGCGCCGGACAAAGGGAAACACATACGACGGTAGAGGCAGCAGATCTGGCAGCCATTTTTGGATCTGTGATGTCGGTCTGATCAGCCACAGCGCCAAGGGATTCTGGTCAGACGTGGTCGAGCTCacgagaggaagagtgaACCAGTGAGGTATCTGGGGCGTCACGGTACTGAGATGTatgatgagagatgagatggataCGCTGTCTCTGTCGTCTCTCCCTGCTGCAGCAACGGTGCAAAGCGCTCACCACACCCAACGGCCGATCCGGGTTGAGCGATGGTTAAATCCCGAGATGAGTCCGAGTGTGGCACTTTGACAGATCTCTCGttcttgttgatgatggaatGACCTCAAAGTTGTACAGTGCTGTACGGACCACTATCAATCAGATTCATTTCCATTCTTTGGTGTGTGCATACACTTCTGGACCGAAAGAGCAGGACAGGATGGCAGAACACAGAGAATCATCACCGAGAATCGGGGATGATACAGAGGGCAACGTCGATGAGGTGGGTGGACGTGATGACTCACATGTGGCTTCGTCGAAATCCCTGCTGATCGTAGTATCGTCTCTATCGATTTAGGAGCTCCGATTGATGCAAGCTAGATTGGCAGAGATGGAAGCTGAGAAGAGTGCCGTGAGTGACATTACGCTCCCAACCAGAGTTGTGTCACGTCGTGTGTCCTCGTAGTTGGGAGTTGGAACTGCTCGCAATATGACCCAAGTTCTTCGACACATATACACTTGACACTCCCCTTCGCTTCGGAGTCACAGTCGTTCATAGTGAAAAGCAGTATGACTGACGCTCCGTCACCTGCAGCTGGCCTCAAATCGAGCTTCGGCCACACCGGTACCTACCAACGGGGAGACCTCGGAGACGCACGAAGAACCAGCAGAAGCTAGtatggaagatgaggatgcgCCCGGAGCGGTGGATGCGAGGAGTGTGTATATCGGGAATGTGAGTGACTCGGCTACTCGAGAGTTGGAGTGACCGAATCGAGACGGGTGAAGAGGTCTTTGGCAAAAGGCGGTTGTGGGAAGGTGGGATATATCTGAACGGAGATATATGAATGAAACAGCTGGGTGGACAAGTCCTTGACATCTTTTCGAAGACTCCCGATTTTGTGAATGAGGAGCCAGGCTGGAAGGATAAGGTCGAATAGGATGGACAAGACAGACATGATACCGGTGACCTCATGACTGACGCTTCTCTTCGACTCGTCTTCAGGTCGACTACGGAGCTACACCGGAAGAGATCCAAGCTCACTTCCAGGCGTGCGGTACGATCAACCGAGTGACCATCCTCTGTGACAAGTTCACAGGTCATCCGAAAGGGTACGTTGGGAAATCGACTAGACTAGATGAAAATAGTCTCTGCGTGATGCAGAGGTGTGATGTGCGGGTAAGGCTGACGAGTGATTGTGGATAGATATGCTTATGTCGAATTTGCCGAGCCGTCCGTCGTGCAAAATGCCGTCGTGTTGAATGATAGTATGTTCCGAGGTCGATTGATCACGGTAAGTCTCGAAACATGTCTCACTCCGCTGCTTCTGCATTTCTACAGTCCAGTGATTTTCTCCTTTGATCTATGTACTGATGATCTCACCTTTTTCGTGTCACTCGCAGGTCAAGGAAAAACGAACGAATTTGCCCGGGATGAACATGACTAatagaggaagaggtagaggaagagggtTCAGAGGTGGTTATAGAGGAGGATTCAGAGGTCgagggaggtgagctcACGTTCAGATAACTTATATCATACCCAAGCTGACCATTCATCTTTTGCAGgggtcgaggacgaggatatTGATGAGATGCTAGATGAAGATAAAAAACCAAATAGGTATTCTACACTCAAACCCATATCACGTCCACAAGCGATATACAAAATGTATCACCCATTTACAAATCTTTGCCATCTCATATGATGCGGTGCATGACAATGCTATCTCTTTTCGTTGTCTACTTGGTTCACGTTCGAATCTACTCCACCAAAACGGCCCGCTTCGCCGCCACTCTCTGATCCTCCACTTGATGTTCTGTCTTGCCAACCGAGTCACACCACGCCGCGAGCTGTTCAGCAAGCGTATCGAGTTGACTTCCTTCCAGAACACGAGGTTGAACCCAACTGATATCGGCTGTTCCGGAAACCTGATCAAGTGATCCTCGAATGAGGGACAAACTAAGTAGAGAGGTCAGCGGAATGGAGGAGGCGAAAAGAGCGATGCAAACCCACCTCAAAGCCTTCATGATGAGATGCTCGACTTCATGAACTGGCAATCGCGTGGCTTCGGCAATCGATTGGAATGTCATCATCCTAGAAGACCCATCTCTCGGTCGAGCGAATGCGGTCTGGATCAAAGCCATGAGACAGATCTTTTGTCGAAGGAAGGACACGGATGATTCGAGGATTGGCTGAGAGGCAGCACACGAAATGTCAGCTTGCCGTTTCTAGTTTGCCTACATCCAGCAGTGCGTCCGGTATCAGGAAAGcaaccactcacctcattTGGAAGGTTATTACACAACACTTCGAACTTGCCGATCTCTCCACTGTTGAAAGCACTGATGAGATCCTTGatccattcccattccgTTCCTACGAGTGTTTGAAGAATGGGATGTTGCAGCTGTGTCAAGAGAATTATTTATCAGGTTCCCATGcctttcttccttcacTTTGAATCGCATAGCAGCAGTGACACCTCAAGCGAGGGACTGAAATTtgctcactcaccagtTCTCCAAAGTTGTAGATGGTCTCTCCCAAAAGGGCTGCGATACACAGATCATGTGCTCTTGCCTTCctatcttcttcactcagCTCTCTCTCCGTGTCCACACAAGCCAGATACAGCAGGGCATTCTTGTAATACGGTCCATAATCCGCTTTGACCTTGTAGTAATCCCCTGCAACGCCATAATACCCAGCATTGACGATCGTGTCCACGGAATCTTGTTCAGCTAACAGGATCTCGCATTCGTCCAGAGACTTCTTGCAAGCTGGTAAGTCGCCGAGGAGAAGTTGGGCGTAAGCGatcgaggaaagggagagagcaAAAGCTGATGCAGCGGGAGGTGGGGGAGCGGGGGTACCGGGATGATCGTCCGATGGAGGAACGGGGTAAggtgaggtgagtcgtgaGTGGAGAGATTGAAGGAATTTGAGGGTGAGTTCGGGTTCTAAAGACAGGCGCCAAGATTGTCAGCTGTGTCTGCTCCGAGGGGCGAGTGGGACGACTCGGCTCACCGGTATATTCTCGACCGACACGTCGAGCGATCTCGACCAACTTCAAGGGGTTGATTCTGCTTTCGACTGTGGCGATGAACCTACACGGAACCACATCAGTATGAGGTCGTGGCTCCCTATCTCGAGGCTCTGCCCTCACTTCTCAAACAATTCGATCTGATAAGGTCCAGTCGATGGAAGGAATACGAATTCCGTCAAGGTCACCGTGAGGTTGTGCCATAGTCTGACAGAAAGTGATGGTAAAATCTGTCAGCTCCGGGATGGCAACACCCACCACAAAGAACAGCCGacactcacttcctctcATACGCCGATTTAATCTTATTCCACCATGGTTTCAACTCATCGGGCGCTGTGGAAGCTTGATGTTCGAGATATGGCAAgggggaggtggacgaggaagcaGGTGGGTCAATCTCCATTTTGTGGGGTGTAGTGTTTGAATGAAGGCGGGGGATGGAAGGGTcagagagatgggaggatCTCAGACCGAAGGTGGTAGCTGGTGACTAGAGTAGTGTATGCAAGGTGGTTTATTAGATGATCcagatggtggtgatggatgaatggatggatggatggatggatggatggatggatggatggatggatggatggatggatggatggatggatggatggatggatggatggatggatgcaCGCACGCGcgttgaggatgacgattgATAAGCCACCTACCACGTGAAGTATCGCCACGTCAGGATCCATCTTGTTCGAGATTTCGAAGAGCGTCtgtcttccctctcttACTTTGGTTGAATGTCGTTGTGACCATCAATATAGTAGATTCTCCATCGACCAAGCGAAGCACGCTTTTCTTCCACTAGTCCGACGACCTTCCTCACCGAGACCCAAATCTACGCCACTCATCATgcctcctcgaccatccATTCGAGCTCTCACCCCATCCCCAAGATTCGCCAGTACATCCTCTATTCcccctcctgctcctgctcctgctccctCACTCAACCCCgcgtcctcatccacccgcatcaacaccaacacTCCTGGACGGGTGTACACCGCTCGAAAGACCTTCCTGTGGAATTTTTACACTCATCTGCTCGACCGGTCTTCGCTCATATTGGTATTCGATCATTCGAACTTGTCCGCGGGGGAATGGTCAACGTTGCGACGGTCGATAAATTCCATTCCGAGACCCAAGAAAGCGTTCGAGCCGACAACGATCACcggctcatcatcgtcgtcttcttcctcgacagCGACGAGTGGTGGTAAAAAGGGACAAAAAGTGGAATCTATCACAGACGACCGGATTGATTCTGCTCAAATCACAGTCATTCGAACCGGAGTTCTATCCTCTCTcgcctcgtcgtcctccaaCCCCCTCTTTCCCCATCTCAAAGGCCAACGAGCCCTTCTCACCACCCGGGACCTGTCCCCCCTGTATCTCAACAagatcatcaccaccatcaaTCGGACTGtgaaggggatgaagagggagaatgCGCCGGACGAAAAACAACCCACTCTCAAACTCGTGGCGGGGTTGTTGGAAGGTGGGAAAGCGTATGGACAGAAGGTGACGGTGTTCAATGTGGAACAGTTGGGTCAGATTGGGAAATTGCCAGAGCTGGATACTCTCAGAGCTCAATTGGTCGGATTGTTGGAATCGCAAGGGAGGAGCTTGGTCGGTGTTTTGGGTCAAGCAGCAGGTGGAAGCTTGGTGAGAACTCTGCAAGGCTTGGAGAAGCATCTCAACGATAAAGAAGGAGCGACAGGAGAAGCTAGTGCTTAGGCGTTGTCGTTGGACCAACACCATGGGTGGAGAAAGTGATGGATCCTCCCCGTTGcatgaaggagagaagaggcggACACATCAGCGAGGTATACGCTTTGCTTAATGCAACCTCGGGAAGGCCAGTAGAAGTGGCGTAAATAACATCGCAAACTGCACGCTGCACGAATCAATGCATAGATTCACCATCACTTCCAAGTATTCGAAATTACACTGAGCAAAGCTAGACAAACCAAAATACGAACGAGCTAAACTGACACCAAAACTAACTACCGACCAAAACACCTCACGCCGGaatcgaagaagacaagtCTGACAAGTCGACTTGTGGGTCTGCACAGGGAAGTACAAATCCGTTAGTTGAAAATAACCATGAGACAATGTTGACGGGAACAATACTCACGAACGAGATAATGGACTTTATCATTCGCTCCTTCTGCTGAATCCATCGACTCCTCAGCTGAAGCTCCCAAATCTTGTCCAATATCGCCCCGGATCTCGAGAAGATAGTTGTCCTGCACCACATGTCAGCTTACGGAATCCTCGCCGTGATTCGAAGCTGAGCTTACCTTTGCAAGTTTTGTCAGTGCCTTGCCGATCAACTCCCTCTCGTATTCCAAATCTTCCTCTGTCTCAAagtccatctccttctgtTCCAGATACCATTGGATCAGTTCTTCTCTGTCAACTCCCGTTCCGCTTTCTCGCTCAATCTCGGACAAGTGGAGAACACAGAGGTTCATGATCTCCATGTATCGATTATCTAATCAGGATTGCCGTGAATCAGCTAACATCCTCTCCAATGCAAGACTAGGCGCTCACAGGTGAtccgcatcttcttctttccgcTTGAAGCAGCTTGAGGTGCTTGACCCGGCAAGCTCGGTTCTGCCTGGCCAGAAGAAGTCCGTTGTTGGTAGCTTGACTCGGCCGCATCGAGCGCAGCCGCATCCGCCGCGTCCAGTTgtgcatcatcatctgctcCACCATGGCCATTGGGTGCACCATTGGgcgcatcatcatcgtcgaaggAGATATCGTCTTGCTCGACGTGGATAATGGAttgtcgaagaagggaatACGCTTCTCGAACGATAGCGGGGGTGATCTGGACGTTGCATGTCAGCATCTCCATGGCAACAAAGACAACGATAACTTACCTCGTTCTGACAATTGGCTCGAGCGATGGCTTCTGATAATCGAATCATACTCTCCAGCTGTCGGACGGTGATACGGAAATTGCTCTTTCCTGGACCACCCTCGTCCTGTCGAAGAGCTCTGTACTTCTCTACCAAGACTGAACTCGCTGAAGGAGTGAGCTATCAAACGGAAGGATATCAGCTGATATCGACTTTAGCAGGCATTTAGTACTCGCCTTGGGGCTGAAAGTCCTGGCGTATCGGATGTATCTTTGCAAGGCCTCTGTACTGAACTCAGGAGCAATGGCAGCATCTCTGAATCGATGCACATTCACGATATGTTGAGCGATGTGAAGATCAACGTTCTCGTTACACTCGTCCAGGACGACAAAGAACAGATCGAAACGGGACATGATAGGCGCTGACATTGCCACGTTCGCTCTCAagctcatcttcctgtTATATCGTCCTCCAACGGGGTTGGCGGCGGCAAGAATAGATGTTCGAGCATTAAGAGTGGCCTGGATGCCAGCTTTGGCGATCGAAATGGTTTGCTGTTCCATAGCCTCGTGGATAGCGACTTGATCGGCGAcgtccatcttgtcgaACTCGTCGATAGCGCAGATACCGTTATCGGCAAGCATAAGAGCTCCAGCTTCGATAGTGAATTCACCGGACTCTTCGTCACGGACGACAGCAGCCGTGAGACCGGCGGCGGAAGAAGCTTTACCGGAGGTATAAACTGCACGAGGGAGGAAGCCACAAACGTATCTGCAAGCGTGATCAGCTCGTGGTCGTTCCGCGATGCGTCTGAGTGATCCGACTTACTTGAGGAACTGAGATTTGCTAGTACTGGGATCACCAACTATGCAGACATTAATGTCTCCACGCAGATGAATGCCTTCTTGTGTCTGTTTGTGCACACCTCCCATGAGTTGTAGAAGGATacccttcttgacgatTTCATGTCCTGTTGGACGAAAGCTCAGCATAAAGTCTGGAAAGACATTAACACTTAAGCTTACCATACACCGTGGGCGCTATACTCTGCACCAAGCGTTGATAAATGTTATCGGAGTTGACCATGTTTTTGAGTTCGTCCACTTCCTGTTGGGTAAGCGAGTTGAGGAAAGCTTCCTGATCTTCATCGCCGTCATCCAGATCTCCTCGGACATCGGTAGCACCGGCCTGTACGGATTCAGGTATCAGCTGTCGCTCATGTATCTTATTGTGTACTACGCACCCTAGCATCTGCTCCTTGCACCATACAAGCCAAGAACGCTGTCTTGTATTGCAGATCTCGGACACCCAAAGCTTTCAAACCTGTCACACCTTGACTCGCGACACCACCTTCGCCTCTACCTCCTCTGTTCTCACGCATCATCTCCGCGTTGACTCCCGGTAAGCCGAGCTGCGACACATCGGGAACCACGATGAAAGTACCGGTAAAAGTGCACTTGTCACCTGCCTTCGCTCGCTCGACAATCTCAGATCGAAGGATGACATCGAGTCTGGACCAGCCCATTCATTAGCTGGTATTCCAGTATGACTCTGTGGCCACACTTACGAACGAGGCATGCTTCCCGTGGGGATCTCATTGGCGTTTTCCTGGATTCTGACTTTTTGCCAGTCTGAGAATTTAGACTGCTCAATGTTGAGTTGCCAGTCATTCCGGTTGTTACATGTCGAATTCTGACAGAGCATCGGCTGGAGGAGGGCGTAAGGCGATGTCAGCACCCGATCATGGCAAATCGACAAACAGTAGGTGAGCTTACTTCCGTATATTTGAACTGCTGTTCGACATCTCTGACCTCCGTACCGCAGATTTCACATCGATATGTCCCGCTGACCAGTTCCGGTCTGACCTCGGACGTTCGAGTGACGGTCCCGCTGATACTCATGAGTTGACCGATCCGTTCCATTCTCAGATCCCTAATACCAGAAGTGAGGGGAAGGTTGTAGAACGCAATGTTGAATTCTCGCGTTGTCAGGGATGCAGAGTTGGCggacgaagtggaggagaacgaAGTAGAGGTGTAGAGATACGTCGGCTCGTATCGTCGAATGAGAGATTGCAATGCTCGACGGAGATACGGAAGGAAACTGCATCAACATGCGGTTAACATCAACATCAGCGTCCGCGAAAGATCCGTGGACATGATACAACACAAAGGCGTACCGATAATATTGTGATTGGATAGCTCGGGCGAgaatctcttctcgctcaagaagatgaccgAAATCAACATAGAGTGTGGTAAGTTCGAACTCCTTCATTGCCTTGACCTGCTCAATGTAGAACTTCGACTCGTCGGCCGTagcaggtggaggagcagCGTTGAACGAAGCGGGTGTATCAGGCAATGCGATCTGATCTGTGAAGCTACGCACACTATAGTCTTAGTGACACCTGTCCACCTGGCACAGCTAGGGCAGAAAGACGGCACTCACTTCTCCAAGAAAAGAGCAAAACTCTCCATGACTTTTTCACCTGTCGCATCTTTCACCCTCGGTATACTATCCGGATCGATGgctctcgtccttctcccaggacctcttctcctctctccctcgtgATCCTCCTCAGCTTCGTCTGCACCCGCACCGGCGCCGGCACCTGGGAGAGAACCGCCTAAGCCGTGTACATCGTTGAACGCCAAGGGATCGACAATGGGTCGAGAGACAGGGAGTGAGGAAGTGTTGGGCGATCGTTCGggagcggaagaagaaggtagACCGAAACGTGATGGAGAGGACATGGTGTAAGGGTCGCTTGGGGGTCCGCGGTCAAGGT
The Kwoniella newhampshirensis strain CBS 13917 chromosome 1, whole genome shotgun sequence DNA segment above includes these coding regions:
- a CDS encoding mitochondrial 54S ribosomal protein uL10m, with the protein product MPPRPSIRALTPSPRFASTSSIPPPAPAPAPSLNPASSSTRINTNTPGRVYTARKTFLWNFYTHLLDRSSLILVFDHSNLSAGEWSTLRRSINSIPRPKKAFEPTTITGSSSSSSSSTATSGGKKGQKVESITDDRIDSAQITVIRTGVLSSLASSSSNPLFPHLKGQRALLTTRDLSPLYLNKIITTINRTVKGMKRENAPDEKQPTLKLVAGLLEGGKAYGQKVTVFNVEQLGQIGKLPELDTLRAQLVGLLESQGRSLVGVLGQAAGGSLVRTLQGLEKHLNDKEGATGEASA